In one Bacillus sp. SM2101 genomic region, the following are encoded:
- the miaA gene encoding tRNA (adenosine(37)-N6)-dimethylallyltransferase MiaA: protein MNETEQKVVVIVGPTAVGKTKLSIELAKKLNGEIISGDSMQIYRGMDIGTAKIKQEEMEGIEHHLIDIKDPHESFSVAEFQMIVRSLISDIQSRGKLPMIVGGTGLYIQAVLYDYQFSSQPTDLSYRNRLQAKADNGESHSLYNELKKVDPLSIERIHPHNVRRVIRALEVYHVTGKPMSELQQDQKQDILYDNALIGLTMDRAKLYERINARVDLMFDQGLVNEAHDLYERGIRDCQSIQAIGYKELYEHFDGKITLADAKDSLKQNSRRYAKRQLTWFRNKMDIEWFDMTDTSHLNEKLTDIFDYIAGKLKL, encoded by the coding sequence TTGAATGAAACAGAACAAAAAGTTGTTGTGATTGTAGGTCCGACAGCTGTTGGAAAAACAAAATTAAGCATAGAGCTAGCGAAAAAGTTAAATGGGGAGATTATTAGTGGTGACTCTATGCAAATATATCGGGGAATGGATATTGGTACTGCAAAAATAAAACAAGAAGAGATGGAAGGGATCGAGCATCATTTAATTGATATTAAAGATCCTCATGAATCTTTTTCTGTAGCAGAATTTCAAATGATCGTTCGAAGTTTAATTAGCGATATCCAGTCACGAGGGAAGCTTCCGATGATTGTAGGAGGTACTGGTTTATACATTCAAGCGGTTTTGTATGATTACCAATTCTCCAGTCAACCGACTGACCTTTCATATCGTAATCGCTTACAAGCAAAAGCTGATAATGGTGAATCACATTCGTTATATAATGAACTAAAAAAAGTTGATCCACTCAGTATTGAACGGATTCACCCACATAATGTGAGACGCGTTATACGCGCACTTGAAGTTTACCATGTGACGGGTAAACCAATGTCTGAGTTGCAACAAGACCAGAAACAAGATATATTATATGATAATGCACTTATCGGCTTAACGATGGATCGAGCAAAATTATATGAAAGAATCAATGCACGCGTGGACCTTATGTTTGATCAAGGTCTTGTGAATGAAGCTCACGATCTTTATGAAAGAGGCATAAGGGATTGCCAATCAATTCAAGCGATAGGTTATAAAGAACTATATGAGCATTTTGACGGCAAAATAACGTTAGCAGATGCGAAAGATAGCTTAAAGCAAAATTCACGACGGTATGCCAAACGACAGTTAACGTGGTTTAGAAACAAGATGGACATTGAATGGTTTGATATGACTGATACTAGTCATCTTAATGAAAAGTTAACGGATATTTTCGATTACATAGCAGGAAAGCTCAAACTTTAA
- the hfq gene encoding RNA chaperone Hfq translates to MKQSINIQDQFLNQVRKDGAFVTVFLLNGFQLRGQIKGFDNFTVLLETEGKQQLIYKHAISTFAPQKNIQIDFE, encoded by the coding sequence ATGAAGCAATCAATTAATATTCAAGATCAATTTTTAAATCAAGTTAGAAAAGATGGAGCATTTGTAACAGTTTTCTTATTAAATGGATTTCAATTGAGAGGACAAATAAAAGGATTTGATAATTTTACTGTTTTGCTTGAGACAGAAGGCAAACAGCAATTAATTTATAAACATGCGATTTCAACCTTTGCACCTCAAAAAAATATTCAAATAGATTTTGAATAA
- the spoVK gene encoding stage V sporulation protein K, translating to MNQPMTMKNNGQINIILNNQQKKIEVKRHQQTDVYNKPFPSQHNILKEIEDELLSLVGMEEIKRIVKEIYAWIFINKKREEEGLKPGKQVLHMMFKGNPGTGKTTVARLLGKLFVRMNVLSKGHLIEAERADLVGEYIGHTAQKTRELIKRAMGGILFIDEAYSLARGGEKDFGKEAIDTLVKHMEDKQNEFILILAGYSKEMEHFLSLNPGLYSRFPLVIDFPDYTVDQLMEIASRMISERDYTFHQEAEWKLRNHLLSIRNSLHPASFSNGRYVRNVIEKSVRVQAMRLLFQEELDRKQLMTINSEDLLISDI from the coding sequence TTGAATCAACCTATGACGATGAAAAATAATGGTCAAATCAATATTATACTTAATAATCAACAAAAGAAAATTGAGGTTAAACGACATCAACAAACTGATGTATATAATAAGCCGTTCCCTTCTCAACATAATATACTTAAAGAAATTGAAGATGAGCTCCTTTCTCTTGTCGGAATGGAAGAAATCAAACGGATTGTTAAAGAAATATATGCATGGATTTTTATTAACAAGAAACGTGAGGAAGAGGGGCTAAAACCAGGTAAACAAGTGCTGCATATGATGTTCAAAGGTAATCCTGGAACGGGAAAAACAACTGTTGCCAGATTATTAGGAAAACTATTTGTTCGTATGAATGTGTTATCGAAAGGACATCTGATTGAGGCTGAGAGGGCAGATTTAGTAGGAGAATATATTGGGCATACTGCACAAAAAACTCGCGAGCTTATTAAGCGTGCTATGGGAGGAATCTTATTTATAGATGAGGCTTACTCACTTGCTCGAGGTGGGGAAAAAGATTTTGGTAAAGAAGCAATTGATACATTAGTCAAGCATATGGAAGACAAACAAAATGAATTTATTTTAATTCTAGCTGGGTATTCAAAGGAAATGGAGCATTTTTTATCGCTCAATCCGGGTCTATATTCTAGGTTCCCATTAGTTATAGATTTTCCAGACTATACTGTTGACCAATTGATGGAAATCGCTTCAAGAATGATCTCCGAAAGAGATTATACATTTCACCAAGAAGCTGAGTGGAAATTACGCAATCATTTACTATCTATTAGAAACTCATTACATCCTGCTTCTTTTAGTAATGGACGTTATGTTAGAAACGTAATAGAAAAGTCAGTTCGTGTTCAAGCAATGAGGTTGTTATTTCAAGAAGAACTCGATAGAAAACAGCTAATGACCATTAATAGTGAGGACTTATTAATTAGTGATATATAA